A genomic stretch from Bacillus alveayuensis includes:
- a CDS encoding small multidrug resistance family-3 protein (product_source=KO:K09771; cog=COG1742; ko=KO:K09771; pfam=PF02694; superfamily=103481; transmembrane_helix_parts=Outside_1_3,TMhelix_4_26,Inside_27_32,TMhelix_33_52,Outside_53_56,TMhelix_57_79,Inside_80_85,TMhelix_86_105,Outside_106_108) has protein sequence MIYAIILFILAGLAEIGGGYLVWLWIREGKHYLYGVIGSMILVLYGLIPTLQNFPTFGRVYAAYGGVFIILSVLWGWWVDKKTPDIYDWIGAGICLIGVSIMLWGPRH, from the coding sequence ATGATTTACGCCATTATTTTATTTATTCTTGCTGGTTTAGCTGAAATTGGCGGAGGGTACTTAGTCTGGCTATGGATACGTGAAGGAAAACACTACTTGTACGGAGTTATTGGTAGTATGATCTTGGTTCTATATGGGCTGATCCCTACTTTGCAAAACTTTCCTACATTCGGTAGAGTATATGCCGCTTATGGCGGCGTGTTTATTATTCTTTCTGTTTTGTGGGGATGGTGGGTCGATAAAAAAACTCCTGATATTTACGATTGGATCGGAGCAGGCATTTGTTTAATTGGAGTTTCAATCATGCTTTGGGGGCCAAGACATTAG
- a CDS encoding signal transduction histidine kinase (product_source=COG4585; cath_funfam=3.30.565.10; cog=COG4585; pfam=PF07730; superfamily=55874; transmembrane_helix_parts=Outside_1_3,TMhelix_4_23,Inside_24_27,TMhelix_28_50,Outside_51_64,TMhelix_65_87,Inside_88_98,TMhelix_99_118,Outside_119_122,TMhelix_123_142,Inside_143_366), with amino-acid sequence MKAFLFRVFVFAVLWTYFLFSAFLDHSAHLTLLVFLSACTIGCYFFLPVVKNPLLLYIIVDLFIWSAGWLQSVASNHASLLLILYLYVEAIFQLKKQSFRLFAVIHVFVSFLIALFLPNPFEWLTAFAIFTFISVVLNEYIFERKEQRELYEQLLGEYRRLKRISYENERSARLEERTRIARDIHDSVGHKLTALLMQLEMLSIKEKRKDYIELKSLVRESLEETRHAVRALKMDESEGISSVLQLIRKLESESHIMVHFTTKQGVLSARLTNRQNVVLYRVIQEALTNAMRHAQSREVYIILGKNAIGDLEFTIKNRISDAKPFQKGFGLTNMKERVKEAGGSLNIFQTNDEFVVHGTLPIKEYE; translated from the coding sequence GTGAAGGCTTTTTTATTCAGAGTGTTCGTTTTTGCTGTTTTATGGACGTACTTTTTATTTTCAGCTTTCTTGGATCATTCAGCACATCTCACCTTATTGGTATTTTTAAGTGCTTGTACCATTGGCTGCTATTTTTTTCTGCCTGTTGTCAAAAATCCTCTTCTGTTGTACATCATCGTGGATCTCTTCATTTGGTCAGCGGGATGGCTTCAGTCTGTTGCAAGCAATCATGCCTCTCTTTTATTAATTTTATACCTTTATGTCGAAGCAATTTTTCAGCTGAAAAAACAGTCCTTTCGTCTGTTTGCCGTTATTCATGTTTTTGTTTCGTTTTTGATCGCCTTATTCCTTCCTAATCCTTTTGAATGGCTGACGGCGTTTGCTATATTTACGTTCATTTCTGTTGTTTTAAATGAATATATCTTTGAAAGGAAGGAACAAAGGGAGCTGTATGAACAATTATTGGGAGAATATAGAAGATTAAAGCGTATCAGCTATGAAAACGAGCGGTCGGCCAGATTGGAAGAACGAACGAGAATTGCCCGTGATATTCATGATTCTGTCGGGCATAAATTAACGGCATTGCTGATGCAGCTTGAGATGCTCTCGATCAAAGAGAAAAGGAAGGATTATATAGAATTAAAATCTTTAGTTCGCGAAAGTTTAGAGGAAACGAGACATGCAGTTAGGGCGCTAAAAATGGATGAAAGTGAAGGGATTTCGTCTGTGCTCCAGCTCATTCGCAAGCTGGAATCAGAAAGTCATATTATGGTGCATTTTACGACGAAGCAAGGGGTTTTGTCGGCCCGTCTTACTAATCGGCAAAATGTCGTTTTGTACCGAGTCATCCAAGAGGCGCTAACGAATGCAATGCGGCATGCACAATCAAGGGAAGTGTATATCATATTAGGAAAAAATGCGATCGGTGACTTGGAATTTACGATAAAAAACCGGATATCGGATGCCAAACCGTTTCAAAAAGGCTTCGGTTTAACGAATATGAAAGAGCGTGTGAAAGAAGCTGGAGGAAGCTTGAACATATTTCAAACAAATGATGAGTTTGTTGTTCATGGGACTTTGCCAATAAAGGAGTATGAATGA
- a CDS encoding hypothetical protein (product_source=Hypo-rule applied; pfam=PF08874,PF12395; superfamily=88723): MIHILLGASPSGSLKMVLRDLDLDVEKKERVISFWETFSVGPIWRLHEDIGKEARFNWIKNNLTDAYNEFHEYEQNFQKTVNEITAIPEGSPIMIWISDNAHEQTGLRFVLYLLKNKNNDIFLINTTKVYGELFKKRKEKYTVLDTGEIPPEKLRFIYEQSKNEPPLSQHERENFEKEWLALANTHEVLRIWQNGTIHSVSEDYYDLFIINRAKKLHNEMKTKDFMKSVRLIGEVLGHLDQYVGDEFLEYRLRKLIEKRAFEMEGSLEAMAFYSVKLR; this comes from the coding sequence ATGATACATATTCTGCTTGGCGCTTCACCTTCGGGGAGTTTAAAAATGGTCTTAAGGGATTTAGATTTAGATGTGGAGAAAAAAGAGCGCGTCATTTCTTTTTGGGAAACATTCTCGGTAGGTCCGATCTGGAGACTGCATGAAGACATTGGAAAAGAAGCGAGATTTAATTGGATAAAAAATAATTTGACGGATGCATACAATGAGTTTCATGAGTATGAACAAAACTTTCAAAAAACAGTCAATGAAATAACAGCGATTCCAGAAGGATCACCTATTATGATATGGATTTCTGACAACGCTCATGAACAGACCGGATTGCGATTTGTTTTATATCTATTGAAGAATAAAAATAATGACATCTTCCTCATCAACACGACAAAGGTATATGGCGAGCTTTTTAAGAAACGAAAAGAAAAATATACTGTTTTGGATACAGGTGAAATTCCTCCTGAAAAGCTCCGATTCATATATGAACAAAGTAAAAATGAACCGCCTCTTTCCCAACATGAAAGAGAGAATTTTGAAAAGGAATGGCTCGCTCTTGCAAATACTCACGAAGTATTACGAATTTGGCAAAACGGAACGATACACAGCGTTTCGGAAGATTATTATGATCTTTTCATAATAAACAGAGCGAAAAAGCTGCATAACGAAATGAAGACGAAGGATTTTATGAAATCAGTTAGACTAATCGGTGAAGTACTGGGGCATCTAGACCAATATGTAGGAGATGAATTCTTGGAATATCGGCTAAGAAAGCTGATTGAAAAGAGAGCTTTTGAAATGGAAGGCAGTCTGGAAGCTATGGCCTTCTATAGTGTTAAATTGCGATAG
- a CDS encoding ABC-2 type transport system ATP-binding protein (product_source=KO:K01990; cath_funfam=3.40.50.300; cog=COG1131; ko=KO:K01990; pfam=PF00005,PF13732; smart=SM00382; superfamily=52540) has translation MLEAVEITKRFKQTHAVNGVNLFLEKGEIIGLLGPNGAGKSTTISIISTLIPPTSGDVRLHNESVIKRPEKLRKILGVVPQEIALYPDLSARENLLFFGKIYRLSGSQLKQKVEEVLEMIGLTDRQHDLVKNFSGGMKRRLNIGAALLHEPELIIMDEPTVGIDPQSRNYILETVKRLNKEKKMTVLYTSHYMEEVEFLCNRIYIMDKGNILAAGTKEEIKNILSAENTIQITVERVNDSFIHALRDHPVVNRVTVQDRVMTVLTPKEANAFSILFKIAEETNTMLTSIEIKTPTLEDVFLHLTGRALRN, from the coding sequence ATGCTGGAAGCTGTTGAAATAACGAAAAGGTTTAAACAAACGCATGCTGTAAACGGTGTGAATTTATTTTTAGAAAAAGGAGAAATTATCGGGCTTTTGGGGCCAAACGGCGCCGGCAAATCGACCACCATTTCAATTATTTCTACTCTGATTCCGCCGACAAGCGGTGACGTTCGTTTGCATAACGAAAGTGTCATCAAAAGGCCGGAAAAGCTTAGAAAAATTTTAGGGGTTGTACCGCAAGAAATTGCATTATATCCCGATTTATCAGCGCGGGAAAATTTGCTGTTTTTCGGCAAAATTTATCGGCTGTCAGGTTCGCAATTAAAACAGAAGGTAGAGGAAGTTTTGGAAATGATCGGTTTAACGGATCGCCAGCATGATCTTGTCAAAAATTTTTCAGGCGGAATGAAGAGAAGATTGAACATCGGTGCTGCCTTGCTGCACGAACCTGAATTGATCATTATGGATGAACCGACAGTCGGCATTGATCCGCAATCAAGAAATTATATTTTGGAAACGGTCAAAAGGTTAAATAAGGAGAAAAAAATGACCGTATTGTACACGAGCCATTATATGGAGGAAGTCGAATTTTTATGCAATCGCATTTACATTATGGATAAAGGGAATATTTTGGCGGCCGGTACGAAAGAGGAGATAAAAAATATTTTATCGGCAGAAAACACAATCCAAATTACTGTCGAGCGCGTGAACGATTCATTTATTCATGCGCTGCGTGATCATCCGGTTGTCAATCGCGTGACTGTGCAAGATCGGGTAATGACCGTATTAACGCCAAAGGAAGCGAATGCTTTTTCCATATTGTTCAAAATTGCTGAGGAAACAAACACAATGTTGACATCTATCGAGATTAAAACACCTACTTTGGAAGATGTGTTTCTTCATTTAACTGGGAGAGCATTACGAAATTAA
- a CDS encoding DNA-binding NarL/FixJ family response regulator (product_source=COG2197; cath_funfam=1.10.10.10,3.40.50.2300; cog=COG2197; pfam=PF00072,PF00196; smart=SM00421,SM00448; superfamily=46894,52172) encodes MTIRILLVEDQAIVRQGLKMMIEQDEQLKVVAEAEHGLKAIEIMEKTIVDLILMDIRMPVMNGVEATKKIKERWPDAKILILTTFNDEEYAVQTLKDGASGFLLKTSEPAKLIDAIHSCMKGGISIHEDVAAKMVPKLLEKPKKEMVNVPLTPRELAIVKLVGEGKTNKEIASDLHLSIGTVKNHMTQILNKLGLRDRTQLAIYAIKHDIC; translated from the coding sequence ATGACCATCCGTATTTTACTTGTTGAAGATCAAGCCATTGTCCGCCAAGGCTTGAAAATGATGATCGAACAGGACGAGCAATTAAAAGTAGTCGCGGAAGCTGAGCATGGGTTAAAAGCAATCGAAATAATGGAAAAGACAATTGTAGACCTGATATTAATGGATATTCGCATGCCAGTTATGAACGGAGTGGAAGCGACTAAAAAAATAAAAGAGCGGTGGCCTGATGCGAAAATTCTTATTTTAACAACGTTTAATGATGAGGAATATGCCGTACAGACGTTGAAGGATGGGGCAAGCGGTTTTTTGCTGAAGACATCTGAACCGGCAAAGCTGATTGATGCGATACATAGCTGCATGAAAGGCGGAATTTCCATTCATGAAGATGTAGCGGCAAAAATGGTACCGAAGCTGCTGGAAAAGCCAAAAAAAGAGATGGTGAACGTGCCTTTAACACCGCGTGAGCTGGCGATTGTGAAGCTTGTCGGCGAAGGAAAAACGAACAAAGAAATTGCGTCTGACCTTCATTTGTCCATCGGAACTGTCAAAAACCACATGACGCAAATTTTAAATAAACTTGGGCTGCGGGACAGAACACAGCTCGCTATTTATGCCATCAAACATGATATTTGCTAG